The DNA window TCCTTTACTGTACGGGTCTCCCCAGGACCTTTTCGGAACCAGGTAGACTCTTTTATCTTCTGCACTGAAATTCTTGTGTTTGGGTTGGGGTCCAGGATCTTGTACAACAGCTTCTTGAGTTTGTGTGAAAACCAACTGGGGCACCTGAAATCACCATTCTGTATCTTACGATACATCTCCATCAAGTTTGGGCCTTGGAAAGGAAGATAACCAGCAACAAGTACAAATAGAACAACCCCACAAGACCAGATGTCTGACTTTGCACCATCATAGCCTGTCTTGCTGATCACCTCTGGAGCTACATATGCTGGAGTTCCACAGGTGGTGTGGAGCAAGCCATCTTGCCTCTTTGACTCCGAAAGTGCGCTCAGTCCGAAATCTGAGACCTtcaggttctcattctcatccaACAGCAGGTTCTCAGGCTTCAAGTCCCGGTGATACACACCTCGGCTGTGGCAGTAATCCACTGCACTAATGAGCTGCTGGAAGTACTTGTGTGCAACAGCCTCTGTGAGCTTGCCACTCTTCTCAATCTTGTCAAAGAGCTCGCCACCTTTCACATACTCCATGACGAAGTAGATCTTGTTTCGTGTTGCCATCACCTCATGAAGCTCAACAATGTTCTTATGAGCCACCAGCCGCATCGTTGTGATCTCCCGCCTTATCTGCTCTGAAAGCCCGACCTTGAGCACTTTGTCCTTATCCATCATCTTAATAGCAACACTCTGGTTGGACTCAAGGTTCCTTGCATAGTGCACCTTGCCAAATGTGCCTTTCCCCAGCAACCTCCCCAGCTCATACCGCTCCATCAAAATCTTTCCTCTCGATTCcatatcttttctttttttcaagaGTATGAATCACAGGGCTACAATTTTGGCTGACAATCAGGTGGACTGCAAAGAGTTAGCCCTCCTCCCCCATGTCATGATCCATGATGGTGAACAGTATTCTTATGGCTTGGTCGTGTCGCAGTCTGAATGGCGTAGAATTGATGCAGGTCAGGTCATCAAGAGTTGAGTAGCTCAGCAGCCCTTGTGGAGCAGCAAGGCCCTTGATGTCGCAACAGGAATCTCTTCTATGAAAGCACATCTTTCAGCATTCCCTGAGGCTTTAACTTGTTGTAATTTCTGTATCTGCTCAAGAGAAAAGAAACATTAGATTCAGCAATGAATGCATCAGGATATGCACAAAAGCTAACACCTTTTTGCTACCTAGGTACTGTAAGTAAGGACTAACCGACTAAGAACCAAATAAATGCTTTCACACAGAATGAAAAAAGGGACCTACTGTAGTAAAGCAAACACGCTATGTGTGTATTAGTAATACAATATACAATGTTCCCTGCTGGAATGAGTTAGAAAATTCCAAATAGTGGGGAACAAAGAAGATGAAACAGTGGTACTCTGCTTAATAAGAAACAAGGCCACCATAGTGAGGCATATCACCAGCACATCTGCATATGGCATTCTAAAAAGAGTAAAGCCATCATGGCAACCGTGACAAGATGCCAACTTTCTGAGTTCAACTATTCCGCATCTGACAAGGACTTTGCTCAGACTTCAGGGGACGCAAGTGGCGACGAAATTCTTCATCAGGGGGCAATAGGCCAGCAAAAATCTCGCCTTTACAAACCACGCCTAGACGCCATAGGACTGCACTGCACGGCCGTATACCTACCGGTGTCCAGACGAAATTGACGGCACAGGACTACAGGAGACCAAGAACAGGCGCCTGAATTTTCCTAAACCTACACGGATTACCAGGGGGAGCGCTAGATTCCTTGGACAACCAATTCCCTTCGCCTGCAATCTACACCGATTGCTAGCATACAGAGCGGCGGCGTGGAACTAGTACTGAAATCTGAAACTGCAATGGGAGGCAGGGCAGGGAGACGGATGGACGGTTGCTCTGCTCACCTTGCGATGGCGCGGCCGCTGACGGACGACGGACGGAGACGGAGAGGAGATTGCGGGGGAGGCGACAAGATCAGAGCTTTGCACTTTTTGGTAGACTAcgctgctggtggtggtgccTGAGTTCCTCTGggcagggaggggaggggaggggaggggaggcgagGGATGCGATGCGGGGACAATGAGGAGGCGGCTCGTCTTATACAACCAGGCGGAACAGGGGTGAACAGGGTTCTCCGCCGCCGCGTTTCCGGCGCACCGCATCACAACATTACACGACCGGATATGCTTGCTAGCGCATCGCCCTGCCGCTGCCGTGATTGAGTTGGGATTGGCAGGTGGGACCAAGACCAACTAACCAACTTGGCTGAGGCAGCTTtacaggtagggatgaaaacggcacggatattttccgactgtATTCGAGatcgaattcgtttagaggggttgagatgtgtttgtatctgagtccggatattcaacatctgataccgtatccgtatccaaatactcaaatcacatatttatgatgtcgatatccaatcgtatcataacGGCAAAGTTGACCCTattcgtattcgaatccgaattcggacagaaatataaaaataaatataatattaaTGATATCCGtctatccgatccgttttcattccTATTCACAGGTGCTGCaatgcaacagctgctgctagcCACCCCCATCTGACCATCTCTCCAATTCCATTTTTCCTTCTCCGTCCGACGTTAAGGAAGTTGTTAAGCTGCTTTTTCCATGGCTATGATGATGTGTGATTTTTCAAGTACTCGTTCACTTTCTTTGTTAAGTGGTGTTCTCGCATATCGAGAAGTTAAATATACccaactttaaccaaatatatataagtgattattaatatttatggtgcgtaataaatattattagagaTTAATgatcaaatatatttttataatatatttatttagagatTATAAATGTTACTAGTAGTTTTTACAAATGTAGTTAAACTTAACAAATATTTGTTTAACATAAAAATCTAGACACTTATGAAGGGACGGATGGAGTATAATAAGCCAGTGGCTGATGTGAGGATCTCATCCTTTTGCTGAGTCAGGTAGGGAGCACTAGGGCAGCCTGTTCCATGGACCATGGACCTTGGGATTGATTGGATCACTCTCCAGATGATTCATACCTACGTGGCGCATGGATCTTGTGTGGTGGCGATTCAATAACCTTGTTTGTTTGGAGTACTAGTTAGTAGGCATTGTGGGATCCTCATTTCTTTTTTTTGACAATTAACGTAATTTTATTTCAACAGCATCTAGCTGATAGTATCAGTACAGAGTCAATTGTTACATAGTGCAACAAATCCACTATGGGACAGTGCTGAATATGAGCTGCATTTTGAACAAGTACAGAAAATATTTGTCTAGGCAGTTGGCACGGAGACAAAAGATGCTGCATGTATAAAGCTCACATATTTGTCTGCTCATTTTGCTGGGATAACCTTGGTTAACTATGTGCTCActccatttcaaattttaaatcgtTCTTGTCTTTTTAGATGTACAATTTTTACAACACCctatattccaaattataagttattctagCTTTTCCTAGATTTATAGCAAAAGATGTTATGATTTAAAGATATCTAAGAGATATTAATGTTCATTGAGTTACTTCTAAATTAAAACTTCAAAACCTGAAAAGCATATCTTTTATTTCTGTTTGCATATATCAAGAATCCAACGTTTTTCCTCTAAAGAACGGCAAGAGCACAAAAAATGTAACATAAACTTCCTTTATCAcaaattagggggtgtttggttatacggactaaattttagtccatgtcacatcggacgttcggatgctaattaggaggactaaacatgagttaattataaaactaattacacagatggagactaatttacgagatgaatctatgaagcctaattaatccatcattagcacatatttactgtagcacaacattgtcaaatcgtggactaattaggcttaaaaaattcatctcgcaaattagtcgtggtctgtgcaattagttattttttagtctatatttaatactctaaattaatGTCAAACATCTGATATAACAGAGACTAAAATTTTgtccgtggaaccaaacaccccttataCGACGAGGACAGACTCTAACACGCTGTTATATGAGTAGACAgtagtgtgtgtgagagagacgAAAATAAAAATGGAACTCAATAATAGAGGCATGAGCTAGACAGATAAATGTACACGTTACTAGATATGCCAGCAGCGTCGTGTCGCCACATGCAGTAGCAATCATTCCATATTTTAATTT is part of the Miscanthus floridulus cultivar M001 chromosome 9, ASM1932011v1, whole genome shotgun sequence genome and encodes:
- the LOC136483367 gene encoding CBL-interacting protein kinase 15-like; amino-acid sequence: MESRGKILMERYELGRLLGKGTFGKVHYARNLESNQSVAIKMMDKDKVLKVGLSEQIRREITTMRLVAHKNIVELHEVMATRNKIYFVMEYVKGGELFDKIEKSGKLTEAVAHKYFQQLISAVDYCHSRGVYHRDLKPENLLLDENENLKVSDFGLSALSESKRQDGLLHTTCGTPAYVAPEVISKTGYDGAKSDIWSCGVVLFVLVAGYLPFQGPNLMEMYRKIQNGDFRCPSWFSHKLKKLLYKILDPNPNTRISVQKIKESTWFRKGPGETRTVKEKIPSENATTNAAPALAMRRKKNVHEDVKSLAVTNLNAFEIISFSTGFDLSGLFIKKECKKETIFTSDKSAAAIISKLEDVAKALNLRIRKKDNGVVKIQGRKEGRNGVLQFDTEIFEITASYHLIEMKQTGGDSLEYQKLLEQDIRPALKDIVWAWHGDDQQQKE